GCAGCGCCGGCGCAAGCGGCAGCAGCGCAATGCTGCCAACGCGAACGCGGAACTGTTGGGAAATCTCCAACCGGCTCACCGCCCGCACCGCATCATTCAGCAGTGCTTGGCCTGCAGGCGTTTCGGACAGCTCGGCAGGCAGCGAGAGGCTGCTCGCCACGCGCTCCCGCAATCCGAAGCGGCGATCGATTTCCATCGCGGCTTCGAGTTCGCTGCGGCCACGGAAGAACATCCAGCCGAGGGCTACGCCCAGGCCGCCGACGAACGCGGCGCCGAGCCACCAGGCTGTCCAGTCCGCCGGCAGGTTTTCGACGGCGACGAACTTCGGCACCGCAATCGCCACGGCCGCGACGATCAGCGCCACGAACCAGCAATGGACCAGCCGATTGAGAAACAGCTCCATCCACAGTCGACGGCGGGCCCGAGCAACTTGCTGGCGGATCTGGTCCATGGCGGGCGTTCCTGAAAACGGGGAGGCGGAGACGAATCGTCGGCCGACAGCTATTGTATCGGCGCCGGCCGAACGGGTCACGCTGAACCGCTCGTCCTGGGCGCCATTTGAGGGGTAAACTGTTAACGGCGGCGGATTCTGGCGGTTTAGTGGTTGAGACGCTGGGACTATGCTGTTTTCGCCCGTCGCTCCGGCGGGTCGTTGACCCGCGGCTACTGTGAGATCCTTTGATGTCCGTGCAGCCTACCGTTCCCCTGCCCCGCCCTGCCGACCGGCCCGACGCCGACGTCGTCATCTACGACGGCGACTGCGGCATCTGCACCGCCCAGGTCAGCAAGCTGCCATGGTGGGATTGCCGCGGGAAGCTGGCGTACCTCTCGCTGCACGATCCCGAAGTTCGCGAGCGGTTCCCCGACCTGCCGCACGAACGGATGATGGAAGAAATGGTGATCGTCGATCGCCACGGCAACCGGCACTGGGGCCCGGCGGCGATCCGTTACCTTACCGGCCGACTGCGTCGCCTCTGGTGGGCGGCGCCGGTGCTCTACTTCCCCGGCAGCATGCTCGTGTGGCGACCGCTCTACCGGTGGATCGCACGGAATCGCTATCGGCTGAGCGCCTCGTCGTGCGACTCGGGCGCGTGCCAGTTGCATTTGAAGTGAGCGAATCGACGCTCAAGGCGCATCACTCAAACGTATGCTCCGCCGCGGGAAACTCCCCGCCGCGGACTTCGTCGCGGAAGCCGCGCACTGCATCGACCACCGTCGACTTCAGGTCGGCGTACGCCTTCACGAATCGCGGCGAGTAGTCGCTCGCCATGCCGAGGATGTCGTGCAGCACGAGCACCTGGCCGTCGCAGTCGGCGCCGGCGCCGATGCCGATCGTGGGGATCGAGAGCATGCCGGTGATCTTCTCCGCGATGCCGCGCGGAATGCATTCGAGCACCATCGCAAACGCCCCTGCCTCGGCCGCCGCGCAGGCGTCGCTGATGAGCGCCTGCTCGTCACGCTGCACGCGGTAGCCGCCGAGTTGGTGGACGTTCTGCGGACGCAGGCCGCAGTGAGCCATCACCGGGATGCCAGCGGAGACGAGCGCCGCGATCGTGTCGGCCTGCTCGACGCCTCCTTCCA
This sequence is a window from Lacipirellula parvula. Protein-coding genes within it:
- a CDS encoding thiol-disulfide oxidoreductase DCC family protein, whose translation is MSVQPTVPLPRPADRPDADVVIYDGDCGICTAQVSKLPWWDCRGKLAYLSLHDPEVRERFPDLPHERMMEEMVIVDRHGNRHWGPAAIRYLTGRLRRLWWAAPVLYFPGSMLVWRPLYRWIARNRYRLSASSCDSGACQLHLK
- the panB gene encoding 3-methyl-2-oxobutanoate hydroxymethyltransferase, translated to MAKKPSNPEPARRSSRMTVPKFTALKGTGQKISMVTAYDYPFASLVDEAGVEGVLVGDSMSMVVQGHENTLPVTLDEMIYHAEMVGRAVNHALVVVDMPFPSYHLGKFKAIENAGRILKETRCQAVKLEGGVEQADTIAALVSAGIPVMAHCGLRPQNVHQLGGYRVQRDEQALISDACAAAEAGAFAMVLECIPRGIAEKITGMLSIPTIGIGAGADCDGQVLVLHDILGMASDYSPRFVKAYADLKSTVVDAVRGFRDEVRGGEFPAAEHTFE